The genome window CCAGTAAAACAgcaattatatggaaataaaaagGGTTAAAATTGTTGTATTATTATTCACATAAATAACAAACAGTCCATTTAGGATAACAATTGAATCGAGTGTTCATATATTGAGCTGCAATAACCATGAAATTTTAAGAAAATTTGTTAATTACTTTGTCTTGAAGAAATAGTAGTAGAAGGAGTACATGTAAACGTAAACTGCTGTTGAGGCTGCAGAGAGAAAGCTTGTCCACTgcctgaaaaaagaaaacaattattttcatcccatttcatgattttattttcatgatgCGTTTACATCcttctaaaacatttaaaatacgtTGTGATCTGATCTCAGATGAGTGACTTTTCCAAGTACCCTTGAGAGGATGTGGAAGCATAAATTCAATGTGCTAAGCTAAACAGAACTAAAAGACATTATGGCAGTAGGTGAATGCTCCTTACCATCTATAGTCTTCTGCATTGAGAAGAAAGTAGGTGCAGACGATGGTAACACAGACCGTCACAATACACAAGATCACCAGCACCAGCATCATAAATCCATACACATAGTAAATCTTGTAGGCCCAGAAAGATGTGAAAATGAAGTACCTGAAGTAAAAAGGGTTATTTTTATCTTACAGATATTCATGTTAATTGTCCGTCCAAATATACGCCTATAGACAGTGTGCAAACTTACATCTCGATGAATATTGACCCAAAAGGAAGGATTCCACCCAGACAGACAATAATAGCTGGTTCCATAAACCTGCAGAACACAGAGAAACATTAAGTAATGAGACAGACTTATTTAGAACAGACAACTTGTCTCATTCTCATATTACAATTTGATCCACAGTATTTAAATCACCTTAATAATGTTTGAACATTATATATAAATCATAGGAAACAATCTGAAACACTGTGCAAAGTTTAAGAACACAAGCAGGTATGAGACAGTCTGTGGTGCGAATCATGGATGAGGTTACCATTTTTTCTCTGGGATGGGCCTGGGTACAGCATTGACTCTGCAAGGGAAGTTAGGCTGGCCAGAAAGGTTCCTGCCCAGGATTGTCCCCACCAAGTTTAGAGGtagaattacaaaaaaacaaatgcagcAGACTGCaacctgataaaaaaaaaaacaattgatttttattacatttcaatGCATGCAACAGGATTTGGATCAAACTATGAATGCTGTAAGATTACTCGGCGTGTAAACCAACAATTTAATGTGTAACTTTAAAAGGATTAGTAATTAAATGGCACTAATGTGCTTacaaaaaagtaaatgttttcaaaacaacaaaattgaaaCAAAGAGGTCCTCGTTGTAAAAACAGACTATGATTGTCatttacatatatacactcacctaaaggattattaggaacaccatactaatactgtgtttgaccccctttcgccttcagaactgccttaattctacatggcattgattcaacaaggtgctgaaagcaatctttagaaatgttggcccatattgataggatagcatcttgcagttgatggagatttgtgggatgcacatccagggcacgaagctcccgttccactacatcccaaagatgctctattgggttgagatctggtgactgtgggggccattttactacagtgaactcattgtcatgttcaagaaaccaatttgaaatgattcgagctttgtgacatggtgcattatcctgctggaagtagccatcaaaggatgggtacatggtggccataaagggatggacatggtcagaaacaatgctcaggtaggccgtggcatttaaacaatgcccaattggcactaaggggcctaaagtgtgccaagaaaacatcccccacaccattacaccaccaccaccagcctgcacagtggtaacaaggcatgatggatccaagtcctcattctgtttacgccaaattctgactctaccatctgaacgtctcaacagaaatcgagactcatcagaccaggcaacatttttccagtcttcaactgtccaattttggtgagctcttgcaaattgtagcctctttttcctattagtagtggagatgagtggtacccggtggggtcttctgctgttgtagcccatccgcctcaaggttgtgcatgttgtggcttcacaaatgctttgctgcatacctcggttgtaacgagtggttatttcagtcaaagttgctcttctatcagcttgaatcagtcggcccattctcctctgacctctagcatcaacaaggcattttcgcccacaggactgccgcatactggatgtttttcccttttcacaccattctttgtaaaccctaaaaatggttgtgcgtgaaaatcccagtaactgagcagattctGAAATACTCacaccggcccgtctggcaccaacaaccatgccatgctcaaaattgcttaaatcacctttctttcccattctgacattcagtttggagttcaggagattgtcttgaccaggaccacacccctaaatgcattgaagcaactgccatgtgattggttgattagataattgcattaatgagaaattgaacaggtgttcctaataatcctttaggtaagtgtatattacacaaacacacacacactcacagataaacctcgcctcaaggttcgatgtattatacactggtggccaaaagtttggaattggcattgtatagccttcattcctcaaaacaataattgactgacgagtttctagagaaatccatttcttttttgccatttttgatattaaccttaaaacatgccagtctgttgcatactgtgatAACTCGAAAACAAACaccaagacaatgttaagcttaatttaatgaactaaatagctttcaactgtgtttgatataatggcaagtgattttctagttccaatttccttccgaaacagcaaaatctgtacactaTTCCAAACTGTTGGCTGGCAGTGTACATTTGGggatgctattctactcactacaattgtacagagtgattatctgagttactgtagcctttctgtcagctcgaactagtctggccattctacgtTGATCTCTTTCATCAACGAGACGTTtctatctgcagaactgctgctcactgaatgtttgccagatcagcagttacagaaatactcaaaccagcctgtctggcatcaacaatcatgccacagctgaaatcacattttccccattctgatggttgatgtgaacattaactgaatctcctgacccatacctgcaagattttatgcagtgcactgctgccacatgataggCTGAAtaaataatcgcatgaataagtaggtttataggtgttcctaataaagtgctcagtgagtgcaaaTACATAATGACACTGCTGTGGCAGATAAAAACTCACCATGGTGCCAAATGGGATGGCTCTGGAGGCGTGGTAGTATATGGCGATGAAATTGATGAAGAACGCTGTGCCACACACCATGGCAGGAATCAGAAAAGCTCCTATAAACATTTGCTTAATCCATCTTCTCCctgcaaaattacataaaataagtgCCAAAAAAGTGTAATAACTAGAATAccttaaataaaaattttgaaacacacacacacaaaaaaaacgaaATTAGAAGCTTTGCATATGGTAGTTTGCCTACCTCCTTGTTTTGCATACAGACTCCCACCAAAGTAGCCATTGACTGGGGAGGTGGCAGCATACACAAATATGGCTGTACTAAGCATGGACCCTCTCCTACAATGGAAAACAAAATTCACTTAATGAGCACTCCTACTCAATTCTTACTTCATTCAATCACCGTTACTCAATTGATAGGGCATGGCACACAAAAAACTAAAGAAGTgactttaaatgaataaatgtaatgtaaatgaatcCTAACTTTGACCTTCTGCTCTTTGTTAGGTTCAAAACACAGTCTAGAATTCAGGTCCACCAGATCAGAGTTGCATGAATGTCCAAACATTTATTAGAACTCATCATCATtataaataattactatttttaattaCAGCCCCATAGATGAAGTTATGGGAACAAAGCCTAGGTTTGGCACCAAAGACTGCTGTCAATGGCCACTTTGTTCAAAATTAGTAGAACATGCTTCTATTGAAGATTATTGGAGATTTGGGAtctgcggttcggtgggctggggatctcatcgctgctttttgcagagtGTGAAtacggctgggatgaggattagcacctctaaatctgaggccatggttctcagcaggaaactgatggagtgcgtacttcgggtagggaaggaggttttgtcccaagtgaaggagttcaagtaccttgttcatgagtgaggggacaacagagtgggaggttggccggagaatcggggcagcggagGCGGTATTgtactcgctctatcgcaccgttgtcacgaaaagagagctgagccagaaggcaaagctctcgatctacctgtcaattttcgttcctaccctcacctatggtcatgaaggctgggtcatgaccgaaagaactaggtcgcgagtacaagctgTCGTGTGTTTCcacagaagggtggcgggcttctcccttagagatagggtgaggagctcagtcatccgtgaggagctcggagtagagccgctgctcctttgcgtcgaaaggagccagttgaggtggtttaggcatctggtaaggatgccccctgggcacctccctagggaggtgtttcaggcacgtccagctgggaggaggcctcggggaagacccaggactaggtggagagattacatctccacactggcctgggaacacctcggggtcccccagtcagtgcTGTTTAATGTGGCTCGGGTTTGGGGCCCCCtactggagctgctgcccccgcgacccgacttcggataagcggttgaagatggatggatggattgatattGGAGATTTGGGCTTCTTTAAATGTCTGATCTCTGATTGCAAAGGGATGTTTTTAATTTGCAAAGTGCATTCTCTGTGACCAAGCGATGAGGAGGGACGGCTGGGGGAGAATGCTCATAATCAGccgggagagagataaagaggagctgcagtttgagagagatgcatgaagcctgtctgtgtgtgagagtcttTATGTTTTTACATAGCTGGCTGAAAAGCATTGCGTGTTTTTAATGTAGTGCTGAAAAGCACCCCGTTTTgttatacactgaaaagtgtttattGAATGTCTTGCATGGATTATTCACCTGGCTACCACTTCCTCGTTTCATAATTAAGAACTGATCAGCCACattgtctttgcatttattttgaatgcagtaagtAACTTATTCAGTCAAAATGGGCTGTTAGTGTTTGAAtattaaaaattaatgtaaaatataatttactctATGTTGACCAATAATTTAAGCAATAAAGAACCTACATATATTTCTTAACTATAAAACATAGATTTCCCTTTCtaataacttaaatattattcgattatataatgcttaacggATAATTAAAACTGCAGCACTGCTGATATCCACCACTGAGAGCAGCTACTCAAAATAACCTGGAAGTGTGGGTTGTCTGTGGTGTGACATCACAGTAATTTaatctataatatataatataattaaataaaaacacagataCAGGCAAGGACTTAATCATTGCCCTGAAAGTAAAAAGTGTAACTCACTCTGTATACAAGTCCTCAATCATGGCCAGAATAATGACTATAAGGGAAACAGAGAAGATCTGACATCCAGAGCCAATGAGGGAGGAGAAGATCAGCGGGTGGCTGGACGGCCTGAACACATCACCATGAACCTGCTTCCATCCATATTCGTCCCCAAGATCACGATCCTGAGAGCACGAAATAAAAGAGATAAAGATGGCAAGAAATATAgagggtgggagagagaatgtgtgCCGAGTTTAATAAAATGCAGAAAGGAATATGCTCACCCTGAAAGAGATTTGGCATTACATTATAGAGATGTAGAGGAACTGTTATAAGAGCTACAACACAGACATTGTGGGGTCACAATTCACCAAAAGGACATaagattaaacaaaatgtaacttaAAAAGGTAATAGATCAATTAGTGTAATTCAGTAAGTGATCACCATGTCATCCATTTCCTCTTCTTTGCTGTATCTGGCATAGTCCTTCCTTAACGTCCTCATTAGAATCATTGAAACAAGGCCCACGAGGAAAATCACCATCATAAAGGAGTTGAAAATTGAGAACCAGTGAATCTATCAGGTGTGAAACcatgaaaaacacatttaatacatGAAACAGCATATTTAATTTAAGATGGGATGGAATTTTGTACTTGGGATTGGTTTAAATGATCTGCTAATATAAAGCCTGATATGCAATACAATATGCAGTACTTACTCTGTGCTGAAAGAAGGATGGATCAAGGTATTTGTCAAATCTATCCTCAAATTTTACATCAGATTTCTTCCATTTCACCTGTGAAGATTACCATTAAGATTGTAGTCACACACAACATGTAACAATCCAAAGATTGGAATATTATACACATGCATGAGAAAGAGTCAAGAGACCATTATCTAAGGCAACACTGATTTTTTTCACGCAATAACAATTTGGTTTTCATTTTGAATAGGCAGTGTAGCGATGATAAGGGtattggaaaataaaaataaaaacaatttagcaGTCTGCAGATTTCACAAAAGTTTAACTCACCGAGTAAGACACAGGAATTCTCGTGTTTGGCACAAGCTTGACTTTCCCCTCGCTGGTAAGGTTAACATCCACAATTCTATCCCCATTATATCCGATCTCCAGTTTTTTGTAAGTCCAGAGATAAAAGTCGTCCCCATTCTCGTCAGCTTCACCAACAATTCCTTACATCAAgcaacaaatgcattttttgtattttgtaataaATGTCCTTGGCCTTATTGTGAATGATGTTATTCTCTTATCAAGATGTAACTTTCTCCAACTCTCTCCAACTTTTTTCTGTCGATGTAACCAAGGCTGTGTGGGCCGGACCAAATAATATTAACCATATCATAGCAAAacctttcacaatccaatcaaaccCTGTATAAAAACCAGTCCCATTGTACATTTCTTCCACCTAAATATTAGGTTTCATCAGAAATCCTTTACGTAACAGAAGTTAAATGCACTGcgaattaaattttttatgttgtctttaagtAAAGAACCAACTGAGCACCCATAAAAAGAGCAGCCTTGTGAACGGCACATTTTAAGTAAAGACCTGGTGGCATAATAATATATAAGAACCCTAATGCTCTTCCAGAACAATGGTTTTACAAAGATTACACCTAGGAAGTCAAACTTAATTTATACtgttaaatgataatgttattgtaAAAAGTCCCCTGGAGGGATACAGCAAgtttaaaaatatgttaatacatttatatcCCTCTCAGacactgacattttaaaatgaatattagaGAAAGaggtccaatttttttttttagaatgagGTAATCGCTTAGTAACTCAGGTCCAAGATCCATTAAAAAGCTTTGAGTGAGAAGATGGCTAATTGATGGAAAGCTAACAGAAGATATGTAGCCCAATCTTCTGAAATACAGAAAAATTGCAAAGATTTGATTTTATGGTCCCCTTTTTAAAGccacagaaaaataaacacattacataCATTGTTTTAATGCATGGTTTTTCAAATGCAGGGAGTGATTTTACAAATATACTTAAACAGACCACCAAACGAATAGCATTTTTCCACCTGCAAGGGCCCAATCTGGCCTCATTCTACACATTTTCACCATAGAAAAAGTGGTTCTGTGCAGGAAAACTGGCTCCGCAAAGTCTCCTTAAACCTGTGGATCTTGAACCTGTAACCATTAACGTCAGTGGCTGTGGAGCAAGATAATGTCCTCACCAACTCAGTCTGTCTTGACAGACTAAATACAAACTAAAACACTACCAtaatttataatcaacaaatctGTCTACACCAATGTAGTGCatctgtatttattgtatttaaaaaaatatcacgtTTAAATGGATTGCTATGATTTAAATTCATTTTGTATACTAACTACAGCTCCGATACCATTAAAGTGGGAAATGGGCATAAGTCAAGTGGGATGTGTGCAGCATGCAGCTGTCTGAAAAAACAGGAAAATATCTGCTGGAATAAACCAGTTTTGTAGGGAGTTGTCTTGCCAATCACTTTGCCTTCAAAGTTTTTGCCAAGCATTTCTGAACTACTTACCCCAGATGGGAAGGTCATCTATGTACATTTGGTACCAGTAGTGGTTTTTGATGGCATAGACAAAGGCATCTCGTTTAGCTTTGTCCAGCTCAATTTCACAGTATGTTGATTGCAACACCTCATCTGTAAAAGACAAATCCAAATTACGTTTTTACAATCACCACAAGAGCAGCAATACCTCATTCTTACTAGCCTTTTGCATGTCACCAAACTATGCTGTTGTGCAAAGGCTAAATGCAGTaactatacatttaaaatcagGTCTCTTAGACCTGTGACAGATGTCtcaacttaaaaataattttccgtaaaagagcaaacatgtgaggggcctgggtagctcagcaaagaaagacgctgactaccacccgtggagtcacaagttcgaatccagggagtgctgagtgactccagtcaggcttcctaagcaaccaaataggcccAGTTGCTaaagagggtagagtcacgttgggttaacctccttgtggttgctataatgttgttctcgctctcggtggggtgtgtggcgagttgtgtgtggatgctgcggagaataatGTGAAgcatccacatgcgctaggtTTCCGTgctaacgtgctcaacaagctacgttataagatgcaaggattgactgtctcagacacggaggcaactgatgAGATTCATCTGCCAGATGGGAATTGCCAGAACACGACTGATGTAGTTTTCTTTTGCAAACTGCTTGCAATTGTAACTTTTAACAACAGATGTCGCTAGAGGgcacaaagttacatagtgcagctttaatgtatGGCCATACCTTTGAACTTGATGTCCAGACCGCTGAACTCCAATTCAACTCCCTGCAGAGCCTCTCCTAATGTCTCATGATAATGGCTAATAGTTTTCTTGGTACCCACGCAGAATGGtagagagaagaatttataggTCTCCTGTCTGTTGTGATAAGGGCCCACTGTATTCATCCATAGAACCACCTCTTCTTTATctgtgtactgcagaagaaaaagagcaGCCATCAGCTATCTGTTTCAAATCGTGTATCGAGTATCTATTTCTCTGTAATGTTCGTAAAAGCCAAGGATGACACCATTTAAGTGACAAAGTtttgaaataaacagaaaaaaaaaaagagatttaatttGCCTTTGCTTAATGATtgtaccatttttattttattcattcccATCAGACAAAAGCCTATTGTAACTAATGTATGAGTAATGGGATGCTGAAAATATGCAAAAAGCAAATACAATCATTAGATGATGTAGACTgaacagtttaaaacttgtacTTACCAGCCTTGTGTCACACACTGGCGTGATTATGACGATTATTTGACTTTTTTCACTTGATATTATAATTGCGATGAatacattatattaaaattattttgtgggGCAACTGCATtccatattctttatgtaggctacacatccaaaacaagctgagaattTACCTTTAATTGCTTTATAGCAAATAAAACaagcattttttaattttgtttacattttgaaaaaattgtacacagaaaGTGTGCAACACAACAATACTAAAATACTAGGATGTTGTTTCTGATATGCTAATAGACTAATTTAAACAGATTGTCTATTGCATTCATGCATACAAAagaccaaaacaaaaccaaaaaaaatgtaCACTACAGGAACAGATGTAAATTGAATgatgtaattgacacttttcacaattagATTATTGCAGCAGCTGTATTAGTAATCTTGATTAACTGTGCAGCCCTAGTCACACAACAATATTTTGCCACTAATAACATAAAACCAACTTAATTTAATTCAACAGAAACTGGGTTAAGAAGAAATGCATTTCTGAAGTTAAACACTCTCTCTTATGTCCAGAGTGTGTTTGCGACtatcacacaaataaaaaaaataggctaCTTCATTGATTAAAGGCTAGATTAAGTAAATTGGCAGGAAAGAGCTTTTAGAATTCAGTCACAGAAAAAAAATCAGGTCTATTTAATGTGTGGTCCAGCACAATGGACAAACCTAGAAGCAAAGTAATACCATCAAGAAACAATGCttgaactaaaatgaaaaaagaagagTTGAAGAACTAATTCATTCCTCTAATATGAGGCTACAATACCATTAAAATAATCGGATAAAAACATTGCATTTATatactacatttaaaacatttaaaatatatactgtatatatggtcCATACATTTATGGCATCACTCGTGAATCCAATGTGAAAATTCAAGTACATTCCCAATCATACTGCAATTCCTTCTGCACAGGCTACCATCGGACATCTCCAAAGAATAATGCCCCATTAATTACACCACAAATTCATATGGAAAAAACCATTTCAAGTATACTGAAACTACATGAAGCATACATGATTAACAAAAAATACTTATTCTGGTAATACCATACCACAAGTAACCGAATACTTTGTCGTACTACCCTATAAAACCTGTAAAGTTGTCATTAGTGGAAATatatttaagaaaaatgtattacttgaaatgttaggttttgggctcataactcaatatttaagttaattgaacttatttatcttaaaacTCCACAagacattcttttttattttaagtgttaataacaaTAAATTGAGGCTATGGGGGATACCCATAATGCtttgtgaaatatttaattatgtttcctcgGTCAAAGGTAAGTTatggggcatttaaatagttgtaaaTAAGAATTTATAGAGGTAACTTTTGtagatgtattttgttttgttgccaaTAGTTGTTTCATTTGATGTCACCATTAGTGTGATCAGTGTCCCATTTGGTCAGGTTTGACCCAGTTGACTAATTCTCTTTGAGCATTATTTAAAGCTTATTTAATGACTGACCTAGAATAATTAtgatctttatttgagctgtgctaTTGTTTGATCTAAATTTGAATCAATtctattaaaatgattaataacagtacaaaaagcAATATtcaaatagcaaatctgagttatgTCTACTTGCATATAGTTACCATAACCTAAATAATTAAGTGATTTCATAATTAAGGTCATTGAACTTAATTACATTGTTTTGAAGACACCGTTGCTCAATTTAATTGAAGGaacaagtttactcaatcaaatgagtAAAGTCAGCTTATTAAGGTTTTCCATGTAGAACCAGTAGCACAAAAATAACTTGGTAATCCATCTAAAAATTCCTAATCATTGACTAATTGGTTACCTCTGGGTGTTTGAAACAAAACATAGAATATATAACAGTCAGGTAGTATCACTGTCAATGACTAATGGAATAAGATTGATAATTCTATGAAACTtagaatatacaaaaataaataaatgacagtgACACAGACCATATGACAGGAAGCAATGCTTTTTGTCACCTCCTGATTAGTACTAGGTTGTATTTCCAGTAAGATTTCTCCCTATTCTGATGCAATAATTAAAGACGCTGGTACCCACTACtagacattaaatataactgattTAGAAGGCAATCTTTTAAGGTGTTTGAAGTTGTCTGAACTTTGAAGAGTGATCATGTAAATCAGGTAGAGTTATGCCACCCTTAAACATAAAGAATAACTATAAGCACATAGCAGTGCTGTGACATCAAAGTTGCTCTGCAAGTTATTACACAACTGACATTTGTCAGGCTATTCAAAATACACTGCACCTCAACACCTTTTTATAGTGATTAATGTTTAAGTGATTGATGATTGATTAACATACCCTAGCTTGCACATAATGTAATCTCTGTATAAAGCATGTTTGTACATATCCTATTCTGTCCTACTGTGCATTACTctctatatattttattgaatgtGTCTTGTCATATTttctgtgcactggaagcttctgtcaccaagacaattcCTTTTGTATATGACCCTACTTGACAGTAAAGCTTGTTCTAGTTCTCATCCTTACATTGTCAACATTGGATGCATTGTAAATAAAAGAACAAGAGATTAAGCGGAAGATAATACAATTGGGTATTTGTAACCATGCAACtttaaattctctctctctgcttagATGCACTATTGGGCATTGACTTGAACAATAAAGAAACATTTACAATCAGAAGCCACAGATACCTGAGATATGACACCTGCAGGCCTAAGCCTATATGTAACCATAATGTTTACCAGTCTTATGTGGCTGGCTATAATTCATCACAGATTATGTGTGGTGCTACAAATTAAGCAATATTATGAGAGCTGTGACAGGCCTTTATTGGACTgcagttcaattaaaaatgtaaactacGATGCATAATAAAGACCACCTGGATGCAGTTCTAATCATTTGTATTACACAAAAGCTTTCATATCATCTGCAACAGTGAGAAGCTCCCTGCCAACGTCTGACATGTTAAAGAATTTCGGAAGCATCTTAGGGACAAAAGTAATTCGAGCGCGCCTAGGATGCCGAAAAATGTTGTCATGAAGTAAACAGCTTACTAGATTTTGACACAGGTGTGTGAAATGTGAATTGAATTCAGGCGTGGAACGTGGGCACACTCACGGTCTTATCAATAGGGCTATCATAACGTAGCAACGATATAAAAGCCTGGATGAAccggatatgtgtgtgtgtacacggaAATATTGAAGCTAACGATGATTAGCCGACCCCTTTTGCGCAATCTCACGCATatacaaaagaaaaacagaacataTCGATATCTAACACATAATACCATTATACTTGGAGTGTCACATACAATGAGTAGACATCTAGTACGAGTAGTTGCTGTTGGCACTTGGCATAACGTAATGTAATTGGATAGCTGATGCTAAGCTAGCCAGTATAAGCTACAGCTGGTTAGTTTCTGGCCACGTAGCTAGTGCTGTGCTTTGCATTTGTTACAACAGACAAAGGGAAATACATAAATCGTTTATTCCTATCATTTGGTGTTCCGCACTTCCAAATAGCCATCGTCATTGAAGGCTATCCACATATCGCACACAGAGGGCTTCCCGGCCCGCAGTCTTCTTACCTTGTGTTCGTGTTCATCTGCTCGAGCTGGCAATAATGAACTTAACACAGTCGTCAAGACAACCACTGCAATCTTGCACCTAGACAGCCCCATGATTTCCTAGGGAAAGTTCTCCGATTGATTTGAGATGGTGTCTTTTTTTGGGGTGGGGGTGGCTATCACACCTTCCTTCTTCCTGGTTCTTTGACAGTGGTTGACTTGAGATGGTCGCATACGAGTTTGTCGTAAAACTGTATAGCGAGTAATCCGCGTGCTCAGCGCCGATTAGTGCGGAGAGATCACATGGGC of Xyrauchen texanus isolate HMW12.3.18 chromosome 20, RBS_HiC_50CHRs, whole genome shotgun sequence contains these proteins:
- the tm9sf3 gene encoding transmembrane 9 superfamily member 3, producing MGLSRCKIAVVVLTTVLSSLLPARADEHEHKYTDKEEVVLWMNTVGPYHNRQETYKFFSLPFCVGTKKTISHYHETLGEALQGVELEFSGLDIKFKDEVLQSTYCEIELDKAKRDAFVYAIKNHYWYQMYIDDLPIWGIVGEADENGDDFYLWTYKKLEIGYNGDRIVDVNLTSEGKVKLVPNTRIPVSYSVKWKKSDVKFEDRFDKYLDPSFFQHRIHWFSIFNSFMMVIFLVGLVSMILMRTLRKDYARYSKEEEMDDMDRDLGDEYGWKQVHGDVFRPSSHPLIFSSLIGSGCQIFSVSLIVIILAMIEDLYTERGSMLSTAIFVYAATSPVNGYFGGSLYAKQGGRRWIKQMFIGAFLIPAMVCGTAFFINFIAIYYHASRAIPFGTMVAVCCICFFVILPLNLVGTILGRNLSGQPNFPCRVNAVPRPIPEKKWFMEPAIIVCLGGILPFGSIFIEMYFIFTSFWAYKIYYVYGFMMLVLVILCIVTVCVTIVCTYFLLNAEDYRWQWTSFLSAASTAVYVYMYSFYYYFFKTKMYGLFQTSFYFGYMAVFSTALGIMCGAVGYVGTSAFVRKIYTNVKID